In Beijerinckia indica subsp. indica ATCC 9039, the genomic window AATTGCTGGGTGATGCCACTCTGGCGGAGGCCGTGCGGTGACGCATCCTCTCCCAGCCGTGGGCTTTCCCCTGGTTTTCCTCGCCTTGCCCCGGGCCGTTCGGCCCTGGACTCATGCATGCGGTTTGCCCTATCCAGGGAGCCGCGCCAGCCTTGCCGGGACGGCAGACCGATCTCGCCGCGTTTTGGCGTTCGGGTTTTTACGGGATTAATGACATGGAAACGCGAGCCAATTATGCCCTGATTGGCGGCTTTACCCTGGCCGTTATCGTCTCGATCTTTCTCTTCATCCTTTGGTTCTCCGGCAGCAACCGGCCGGCGCATCAGGTGCCCTTGCGCGTCCTTTTCAATGGATCCATCTCCGGTCTTTCGCGCGGCGGGGCGGTCCTCTTCAACGGCGTCAAGGTCGGTGAGGTGACGCATATCGATCTTGCCCCGGATGACCCTTCGCGGGTCCAGGCCGATGTGGTGATCGATGCGCGGGTACCGTTGCGCTCCGATACCAAGGCGCGGCTGGAATTCACCAATCTCACCGGCATTGCCGCGCTTGCCCTGACGGGTGGCAGTTCTGACGCCCCGCCATTGCCCGCCGCAGCGGATGGCGGTCCGAGCGTGATCCGTGCCGATCGCTCGGATTTCCAGGATCTGCTCGAAAGCGCGCGGCGGATTGCCACTCAGGCCTCGGAATTCCTCGACAGGGCCAATGGGCTCGTCGATTCCAACTCGGCCTCGCTTGGCAAGACCATCAAGAATGCCGAGAAATTCAGCGACGCGCTTGCTGCCAATTCCGATGGGATCAAGGATTTCATGGGCTCCATGGCCGATATTGGCCGGACCATCAAGCCGTTGACTGGCAAGCTCGAGACCCTTGCCACCGATACGGATAAAGTCGTCAAGTCCATCGAGCCGGACCGCGTCAAATCGATCCTCGAACATGCCGATTCCTTCTCGGGGAAACTCGATGCGGCCGGCAATAAGATCGAGGGCGTGATGGCGAGCCTTGAAAGCTTCCTCGGCAGCGGTGAGTCCAAGAACGCCCTGAACGATATCAAGGGCTCCTTCTCCGAAGTCGCCTCGGCGGCAAAGGCGGTGCGCCGCGCGGCCGATAATATCAACCGTTTTGCTGGCTCCGGCCTTCGCCAATATGAAGCCCTGGCGGTCGATGGTCGCAAGACGCTCGACACGATTAGCCAGGCGGTCCGCTCGATCGAGAACAATCCCCAGCAATTCCTGTTTGGGAAGAAATCCTCGATACCCGAATATACGAGCTCACGGTGAGGCGAAGAGCCGTCAGGCCTTCGCGCCATGAGAGGGTTGCGCGGCCCGGCTGATACGCCTAAGCCTCTAACAGATGCGTAACGAAGAGTTCCCTTAGCCTTTCCTCAAGGTCATGGGACAAGGGAGTCGATTGCTCCCGTGGAGTGTAGTGGGGATGAAGTCAGAACCGGCTTCCCTTCTTTTGAGCCGAGGCTCATGGCCTGGACTCTTGCTTGGCCTGTCTGTGACCTTGGCCGGGTGCGCCTCGGGCCCGCCTCCGACTTTTGATTTGAGTCCCTCAGCGGGTCCCTTCAGCGTGCGGGCGCAGCGAGGGCAATTGGCGATTGCGGAACCGGTCGCGGACGTGCCGATCGACTCGCAGCGCATCGTCGTCCGGGTCCAAGATGATTCCGTTGCCTTTCTGCGTGGTGCGCAATGGGCGGACCGCCTGCCGAGCCTCGTCCAGACACGGCTGATCGAAACCTTTGAAAACGCGCATCTCCTGCGCGAGGTCGGCCGCCCGGGCATGGCCGCCAATTACACGCTTTCGACCGAAATCCGCCGATTCGAACTTGCCGTCGGGCAAAACCAGGCGGTGGTCGTCATTGCCGCGCAACTCGTCAACGCCACCGGCAAGATCGTTCATGGCCGGGTGTTTTCCGCCAAAGCGCCTGCGGTGCATGATGATGGCGCGAGCGCTACGGCGGCGCTCGATCAGGCGCTCAGTCAGGTGATGCAGCAGATCGTCGTCTGGGCCGCACCGCTGATCTGATGCATCAAACGACATGATCGGGCGCGAGGGCACACAGAGTTGCCCCATCGCTCTCGATCTGCAAAGTCACGTGGCCGATGCGATAATGATCGCGCAATTCGGCGCTGGTCCGCATCAAAAATTCATCGCCAGGATGTCCCCCGGGCATGAGGACATGCGCGGTTAAGGCGGTCTCGCTGGTTGAAACCGGCCAGATATGCAGATCATGTAGCCCTTGGACGCCGGGTAGGGAGAGCAGATAAGCGCGCACCGTCTCGGTCTCGATGCCGGAGGGAACCGCATTCAAGGACATGGCGAGGCTCTCGCGGAGCAGGGACCATGTGCCGAGAATAATCACCGCATTGATGAGGAGGCTGATGGCTGGATCGAGCCAGAGAAGGCCGGTGAGGGCAATCAGCAATCCACCAATGAGCACGCCCGCCGAAATCAGCGCGTCGGAGGCCATGTGCAGGAAAGCGCCCCTGATATTCAAATCCTCTTTGCTACCCGAAATGAAAAGCGCCGCTGTCAACGCATTGATGATCATGCCAGCCAGGGCCATGCCCATCATGAGGGAAGCCGTGACGGGTTCCGGCGTGAACAGGCGCCGAAGCGATTCCCAGCTCAAGGCGCCGCTCACGAGGAGCAGCGCCACGGCATTGAACAAAGCCGCGAGAATCGAGAAACCATGCAGTCCATAAGTGTAGCGCGCGGAGGGTGGACGCTTGGCGAGCCGATGGGCGGCATAGGCCATGACGAGACTCAACACATCGGACAGATTATGCCCGGCATCGGCGATGAGGGCGACCGAATTGCCAAGGAAACCGAACAGGACTTCCAGGACCACGATCAAAATATTGAGGCCGATGCCGATGATGAAACGCCGGCCATAATCAGTAACTGCATGCATATGGTGTTCATGACCATGATCATGGGCATCATGGTCATGAAGCGGGGTGGAGGACGCTTGTGAAATCGTGTGATGCGCGTGCGGCGGCCCTTGACGATCAGACATCACCCATCCCACGCATCCGCATCGCCTTCTCCTCGTCCCTCAGACGAAAACTGTTTTACAGTCTGGTTCTATGACGAGTGGGAGGTTGATTCAACGAAATCGGCGGCATTCTCCTGGCAACAGTCGGCCCTCTCCTGAAGGCCCGATCCGTTTGGAACCGCATGTTGCGCGCGCATATCCATGGCATTGCCGTGCCAGACGAAACGATCGCCGCACCAGGCGAGGGCATAGATGGCTGGCAGGGAGAAATCGCGCAGCAGGAACAAAAAGGGGGAACGCCAGGTGAAAGGCCAGTGCTTGTGCAGGGCGAGCAGACTTTCCGGCCCATACCAGAGGAGAAACAGGGCGGCCATGACGGCCGGCACATTATAATCGCCGAGCACCGCCGCTAGAAGGCCGAAGGCCAAAGGCAAGGCACCGCCGGAAAAGACTTCAGGGAGAAAATAAAGAGGAAAGGTTTTGCGCCGCATCCTGGCCCAGCGGACCTGCCGGTTCCAGACGTCGCGGAGCGAACGCAGCCCGAGCGGCTGCTCGAAGGGGGCGTCGACGAGGTGGATCTTGCGGCCCTGCGCCCGCACGAGCTTCGTGCCGGCGGCATCTTCGGCGATTTCACGGCCCAAGGCGCGGATGCCGCCGCCGGCCTCCAGAATGTCGCGCCGCCAGAGCATGGTCTTGCCTTGCGCGAAGCCGGCTCCGAGGGCCTCGCCCGTGAATTGCCAGCGGGCCTCATAGGTATTGAGGAAGGCGCATTCGAATTCCGCCCAGACATTATGGGGGCGCGAGCCGAGCGGCATGGAACAGACGAGTCCGGATTTTTGCCGCCAGGCGGCCAGCAATTGCTGGATATAGTCCTGCGGCATCAAGACATTGGAATCAGCGAGAATGATCCAGTCGAATTGAGCCGAGTCGCAGCCCCGGACGCAATTGTTTAATTTGGGGTTTTCGCAGACCTTTTCGTCGCCGATCACGAGCCGTGCCGGCACATGGGGATGGGCCGCGATGAGCCGTTCGACCAGTTTGACGACCGGATCTCCCGCCCGCGCGACGCAGAAGATCAATTCATAGGTTGGATAGGTGAGGCGAAAGCTCGAGGCCAGGGTTTCCTGCGAAAAGGTCTCAAGACCGCAGACTGGGCGGATGAGGCTCACACCCGGCCCACGCGGTGGCGCGGGCATGGGGCTCTGCGGCGGACGGATACGAATCAGGGCGATGAAAGGCTGATGAGATTCATCACGGTCAAAGCGAGGCAGAACAACCCCGCCGCAAGGGCAATATGCGTCACGCCTGGATCTCCCTGTGCTCTGCGTTTCGGTCGTTCCCCCTTGGGGTTTTGGTCCCTTGCCCCTTGATCCTTTGTTCAAGGGGTAGCTTAAGACAGTCCATCGCCATGGGGTCCACCTGCTTGAACTCCGGGGCACCGAGGGCGCATAATGAGCCTCTATCGAGCCCATTGTCCTCAAGTGGGCCCTCCCCAAGCCGCGGCGCGGCGTTGAAAAGATTCAAACCTCGCACGACATCCTTGCATGGACTGGAGCCGCACTTTTGTCTTTCCGGCCGGCCCAGCCATTGTTCAGAGAAAGCCATGTCTCATCCAATCGTTCGCTTCGCGCCTTCCCCCACCGGACGAATCCACATCGGTAATGCGCGGCCCGCCCTGCTGAATTTCCTTTTCGCGCGCAAATACCATGGCGAATTCATCCTACGCTTCGATGACACTGATCTCGAACGTTCGAAGGAGGAATATGCGGCGTCGATTGAGGTCGATCTCGCCTGGCTCGGAATCACCCCCGACAGGACCCTCCGGCAGTCGCAGCGTTTTGCGCTTTATCGTGAGGCAGCGGAGGTTTTACGGTCAAAGGGCCGTCTTTATCCTTGCTATGAAACCGCCGAGGAACTCGATCGCAAGCGCAAGCGCCAGCAGGCGCGCGGCCTGCCGCCGATCTATGATCGCGCCGCCTTGGCGCTGAGCGAAGCCGATCGCGCGAAACTCGAAGCGGAAGGGCGCCGCCCGCATTGGCGCTTCAAGCTTGATCCAGGCATTGCGCGCTGGGATGACCTGATCCGCGGCGAGAGCCATATCGATGCCGCCTCGCTGTCCGATCCCATTCTGCTGCGTGAGGATGGCAGCTATCTCTATACGCTGCCCTCGGTCGTGGACGATATCGACTGCAAGATCACCCATGTCATTCGTGGCGAGGATCACGTTACCAATACGGCGGTGCAGATCCAGCTTTTCGAGGCGCTTGCCGGCCACGGGCATGTTCCCGTCTTCGGGCATCATAACCTGTTGAGTTCCGCCTCGGGCGAAGGGTTTTCGAAACGGACCGGCTCCCTATCGATCGGCTCACTGCGGGACCAGGGTTTCGAATCGCTTGCCGTCGCGGCGGCTGCGGTGCTGACCGGCTCCTCGGTCGCTGTGCATCCCGTGAAATCACTCGATGAACTGGTCGCAGGTTTTGATCTGGCGAGCCTGTCACGCACACAGGCGCGTTTCGACCCCGCCGAACTGGCGAATCTCTCCGCCCGCACCCTGCATCAGTTGGATTTCGAGACGGTACGCGATCGGCTCGCGGCGCATGACATCACCGGCTACAAGGCCAAGGCCTTCTGGGAGGCGGTGCGCGGCAATCTGACGGTGTTCCTCGATTGCATCGACTGGTGGCGCGTCGTCGAGGGCGAGATTCCACCGGTCACCGAAGATACGGCCTTTCTCGATCTCGCGAAAAACAATTTGCCGGAGGAGCCCTGGGACGAAAAGGCCTGGAGTTCTTGGACCGGCCGCCTCAAGGATCAGACCGGGCGCAAGGGCAAGGCCCTGTTCCATCCCTTGCGGCTGGCGCTCACCGGCCGCGAGACCGGGCCGGAACTCGCCGCCCTCCTGCCCTTGATCGGCCGCCTCAAAGCAACGGCCCGACTATCCGGACATGTCGCTTGACCCCATCGGGTCCGGCGGCT contains:
- a CDS encoding MlaD family protein, with the translated sequence MHAVCPIQGAAPALPGRQTDLAAFWRSGFYGINDMETRANYALIGGFTLAVIVSIFLFILWFSGSNRPAHQVPLRVLFNGSISGLSRGGAVLFNGVKVGEVTHIDLAPDDPSRVQADVVIDARVPLRSDTKARLEFTNLTGIAALALTGGSSDAPPLPAAADGGPSVIRADRSDFQDLLESARRIATQASEFLDRANGLVDSNSASLGKTIKNAEKFSDALAANSDGIKDFMGSMADIGRTIKPLTGKLETLATDTDKVVKSIEPDRVKSILEHADSFSGKLDAAGNKIEGVMASLESFLGSGESKNALNDIKGSFSEVASAAKAVRRAADNINRFAGSGLRQYEALAVDGRKTLDTISQAVRSIENNPQQFLFGKKSSIPEYTSSR
- a CDS encoding ABC-type transport auxiliary lipoprotein family protein; the protein is MSPSAGPFSVRAQRGQLAIAEPVADVPIDSQRIVVRVQDDSVAFLRGAQWADRLPSLVQTRLIETFENAHLLREVGRPGMAANYTLSTEIRRFELAVGQNQAVVVIAAQLVNATGKIVHGRVFSAKAPAVHDDGASATAALDQALSQVMQQIVVWAAPLI
- a CDS encoding cation diffusion facilitator family transporter gives rise to the protein MSDRQGPPHAHHTISQASSTPLHDHDAHDHGHEHHMHAVTDYGRRFIIGIGLNILIVVLEVLFGFLGNSVALIADAGHNLSDVLSLVMAYAAHRLAKRPPSARYTYGLHGFSILAALFNAVALLLVSGALSWESLRRLFTPEPVTASLMMGMALAGMIINALTAALFISGSKEDLNIRGAFLHMASDALISAGVLIGGLLIALTGLLWLDPAISLLINAVIILGTWSLLRESLAMSLNAVPSGIETETVRAYLLSLPGVQGLHDLHIWPVSTSETALTAHVLMPGGHPGDEFLMRTSAELRDHYRIGHVTLQIESDGATLCALAPDHVV
- the gltX gene encoding glutamate--tRNA ligase → MSHPIVRFAPSPTGRIHIGNARPALLNFLFARKYHGEFILRFDDTDLERSKEEYAASIEVDLAWLGITPDRTLRQSQRFALYREAAEVLRSKGRLYPCYETAEELDRKRKRQQARGLPPIYDRAALALSEADRAKLEAEGRRPHWRFKLDPGIARWDDLIRGESHIDAASLSDPILLREDGSYLYTLPSVVDDIDCKITHVIRGEDHVTNTAVQIQLFEALAGHGHVPVFGHHNLLSSASGEGFSKRTGSLSIGSLRDQGFESLAVAAAAVLTGSSVAVHPVKSLDELVAGFDLASLSRTQARFDPAELANLSARTLHQLDFETVRDRLAAHDITGYKAKAFWEAVRGNLTVFLDCIDWWRVVEGEIPPVTEDTAFLDLAKNNLPEEPWDEKAWSSWTGRLKDQTGRKGKALFHPLRLALTGRETGPELAALLPLIGRLKATARLSGHVA